From the Pyrenophora tritici-repentis strain M4 chromosome 5, whole genome shotgun sequence genome, the window ACACTCGTCTCATCACCCCTGCGAAGACTGGAACCGCGTTTCCAACCTCCACCTTGTATGGTCCCAGGGTCACACCTCACACCCCCGACCTTGCCAGCAACATCGACTCCCACGGCCGCACTTTCTCTTCCCGCACCGTCACCGCTACGATCGACGGCGTAGTCCGCATCAACGAGGCGAGGGTGGTGGAATTTCCCGAAGGAGCACCGATCAGCACTGATGGTCCCTTCCCTCATGTCACCCCCAGCTCTAGTCAGGTGACGACGACTTCTTCGGCTTAGACCACTGCCGATCATGAATGTTGTACATCCCGTAGAACCATTCGATTGCTTGGACTCATGGATTTTATGGGCTATTGGAGTTTGCTTGATGTCTAGTGTTGGCGCTGGTTGATGCGTTGGCAAGGTGTTGGGGGGTGATAGACATTTTGAGCTTGAATTCCATTGTGATCCATATCTCTCACAGGTCTCGCAGCTTTTCTCTGACTTGTCGACTGCCAGTGTTCTCATGAATTGTGATGTGTGAGGATGTGATAACAAGGAATTGTACAGATGGATAAAGTGATTCCTTGGCTTATACAGCAATGTTATCGCTAGGCTTACCCATAAGACGCATGTTAACTTGACGTATACAAACATCCCACTCCTTAAATCTCACAAAACCTTAATTCCACTGTTATAGATCTTTCATTCCTGTACTAACTTCAAGATCCACGGCGAACCAGCGCACTATTCTCCAGTCCAATATACGCCTTTGTCAAATGATCCTATCCACAGACCTTTTCCAGTCTATATATGTACAGATGGTACTTGCCGGGTTTTCAACTCGGCATACCTTTATGAATGGTACACCATCCATCACCTTGCAGCCTTAGTATCCTCTCCCTCACCATACCTCTGCAGACACTCCTCACAAAACCACTTGCCTTTCGGCACTGTCGCCGCCGTCAGCCCAACACACTCGAAATGGTACCACTGATGAGCACACTCGGCGTTGTCACAACCAATCATTTCTTCATTATCTGGCGTGCCGCAGATGCAGAATTCCACTTGCGGCTCAAGAGACGGCTGGGGCTCAAGAGATGGCTGAAACTCAACAGACGGCTCAGGCTCAGGGGACTGCGAATGTGCTAGTCCAACCTCATCTCCAGCGTCTTCACCCACACTCTTCCTCTTATTCTCCACTGGGGCCGTCTCATCTTCGTCGTCACGCTTGCGCTTGGTAGCCTGCGCCGCGCCGTCCTCAGGCACAGAGACACCTCCGGTACCGTCTGCCACCCCGGTTTCTTCGACCCCACCTTCTTCAACATCACCTTCTAGAATAACAACTTCTTGGACACCACCTTCTTGGACACCAACCTCTTCGACCCCACCTTCTTCAGCGCCAACTTCTTCAGCGCCAGATTCGCCATCGGCAGCTGCCTTGTCCGCCTCTTCACTCacttcttcttgttcttcacCCCTACTCTCACACTCCCTACAAATCCACTTCCCACCAGTGTCACCCTGCGCCTTCGTACAAGGATAGTGAAACCAACGTATACTACACTCTCCCTTTTTCGCACACTCTCGCATCGGCCCATTCGCATACGGTGGTGTATTGCAGACACACTTACCGTCTTGAGGAATGGGTGGCGCAAGATGCTTACATTGGTCGCAGTACCAGTCCAGAAAGATAGCAGGTATGTGGTCCATTCCAACGCAGTGCTTGTGGTACCAGCGGGGTCGGCATCGCTTGTTGTTGCAGGGCATGATGGGTTTGATGTAGGCTTTATAGTCGGGCTTGTTGCAGAAGCAGATTCCCCTAGGGCGTGAAGGGTCGGGTTGCGCAGTTTTGGATGAGGTGTGTGAGTTGATGGTTGTGGAGTTGGCTTTAGGGTCGGGCTGCGCAGTGTTAGTTGAATTTGGCGAGATCACGGTTGGGGTTTTGGTGTCGATTTGCGCAGTTTTGGATGTGATATGCGAGTTCATGGTTGTGGGTTTGGAGTTGATGTCGGTTTGCGCATTGTCGGGTGAAGTTGGAGAGACCATGGTTGCAAATGTGGATTTGGATGTGGATATTGGCAGTGTCGGTATTTAGTTTGATGTCTGTTTGTTGCGACTCCAGTACTCAGAAACGGAAAGTGGGGTATTTCTTCACGATGTAATTTGAAGGTTTGAGTATTTGACAGATGCTTGAGGCGCGGTTTTGAAATATCTACAAGGGCGAGGGTGCGCACGGTCCGGATTTGGTGTTGGTGACGCAGATTCTATTGTACTTGCAACTCACAATCACAGTGTTGTGGCTTCTGTCGATACACTGCAAGATAATAGCGAGGTGAAAGGGTGTGAACGGGAAAAGTGGGGCAATTGTATCGGTAGATAGATTGAACTGAACGACGGGCGTTTGCAATACCCGCAAATAACAGACAATCATGCTTTGCGTGGACGCTCAGGTAGCAGACCCTGATATTATTTGTACCATGATGGGCCGAGAACGTTCTATGCCATACTCTTTGGGAAATTGAACTGTCACTCTCCATGACCAACAACCTGTCTCCTCCCATGTACGCTTTCCCATTCTTCCCAGAGACCCTTCCAGACGTCCCTTTCACTCCGACCCAGACCTGCAAACATCGCATCCAAGCTCTCTCGATGTAAGCTTGCCGTTCCGACAATTTCAAAGATGCCAATCATAAGTCTCTCCCTCACTTCTTGGTCAAGTCTTCCATTGAGTTGGTAGCGACAGAAGGATGCAAGAAGCGGGTACAAGAAGTTGCTAGCCTTTTCGCGTGCTGCTTTGATGGGATCGTTGAGGTCTTTGGATTTGCGGGATTGATGGTGTTGATGCGCTTTTGTGATTGATGACTGTGGTGGGTTGCAAAGGGTAGAGAGCAGGCGCGAAAATTGTGTTGCGTTAGTGGGCGTGAGATGTACTTGCTGTGTGGCAGTTGTTCTGCGTAACCAGGTTGGCAGAGCGCCGCTGCGGCTGGCATTGGGAATGAACAGACAGAACAGAAGTCCCTGTAGAAGCGGTAGAAGCAGGTGGAAGCGGCCACCCAGACGGCCGCGGTGCACAAGCAGAATTAAGCGACTCGTGTGGCACAACCGGGTGAAGATTTCGGAAGCGTATTGTGATGTTAGCGCGGGGCTATTTCGAGATGTGAGCTTGACGAGTATGCTGAACACACATTCGACACCGTATTGTGACGCAAGCAAAGGTTTGTCGTTCAAAATGGTATCGACGCAGTCGAGGAGGGCATTGAACGACTCAAAATCAGGGCTCTCCGCAAGTAAAACGCAGATCCTGGGTAGTAGTGCGAGTTGCTTTTGCGTCAACTCAGCGTTGTCTTCCAGCTTGTCGTCCATAGAATTGATTAGATCGCTAAGGATGCGGTACGATGCGGCAACATTCGGTGGCTGTTGGTCTACTGCCAACGTGGATACCAAATCCAACTTCTCGTAACAGGGGAGCGGCTCGATTACTTCCCTGAGGGACTTGTACACAGAGTCTTGCACATGGGTCGGGCTGCCTCGAAGGACCGTAAGCGTCAAGCGGATCAGCCATTTTATGTCTTGGTAGAGCTCAAATTTGGTGACCAGAGTATATACACGTGCGACGTATTCGATAACCTCGACCGGAATGCGAATCATGGAACCCTGGTAATCGTTGAGGTCTACGGCATCCGCCATCCAGGTACGCAAATGGGTCTGAAGGCGACTGAAGAGCTTTACCTCTTTCACTACCGGTATCGATAACTCGTTGAAAGCATCCAAAGCTCCTTGGAGGAGCGCAATGTCCTCACCGCGAAGCAGTTCCTTGAGAAGGTCGATGTAACGTTCAATATGAAGCAACGAGTTCTGCTTCTGAGCCAATGAAGTCGCTCGGAGAATAGAGAGCCTAGCTAACGAGATTTGATCGGTCGCTTTGGTTATGGAGAGAAGCTTTCCAGAGAACTCGATGAAGAATTCCTTGTTTTGGGCCTGACTCTGATTAGGAATTATATGACCGAGTGTCCTTTGAACAAGTTCCCGAAGCAGCTGCAACGCTGAATCACTTTCAGCATTCTGTTGACATAGCTGGTCAGCGATGCTGAAGATGATGCTAGGATCGACGGTTATTTTTGCAGTAGCGTTCGGTACTTGTTGGAGATGTGCAAAGACGCTCAGTAGTCCTGTTGCAGTGGCTCGTCCAGAGTTGAGAAGATCGGCCGTGCGGTCCAGTATCGATTGTCTCTGTTCACGGGATAGAGCCGCGGGTCGAATGTGAAGGACGGCTCCTAGAACCATGGGATGGATGGTTCCCGTGCCCTCTTGCCCTAGAGTCTGTAGAAGAGCCGCAGAATATGCCTGTTGTATTAACGAGTTCCCATGCTGAATGATGGACTGTGAGAGTGATCTACAAATGAGATCACTGGTCGATTCCCCAAAGTACTCAAACTTTGACAGAATAGCACACAGTGATTCACGGCATGCACCGGCATCCATATGTTCGAGTAGTTTGACTGAGTAGGCACAGAATAATTCTACCATCTTCATATGTTCATCTGGCTCCAACTGCGTTGAAGCAAAGGTTGAAATGACCGCGCCCAAGCCATCGCGGATGATTTCTTCCGAGCCAGGCACCGTCTGTAGTTGGTCACATGTATTGAGCCAAAACACTATCGCGGCCGCCTGTGCAGGAGTGCCGATACGATGTCCGTTGTCTCTATGGCCTGTGGAGATGTCTTTGATAGCTTGCTTTAGGAGCGGGTGTAGCAACTCCTGTTGTAGGTCCAAGAAATTGTGCAGCTCGATTGGCCAAAGCTTTGCTAGAAGTTGGCACAGCGTGAACCAAGAGAGCTGGAGTTGCGTATACTTGGCGTAAGTATCTTCTTGAACCCATGTGGCATAGGTCAGGAGCAATGCATGAAGATCAGGCTGCAGGGCTTCAACCATTGTATCGGACTGGACCGACTGAAGGAGTGCCGGTAGTAGGATTGCACTACTCACTGCATTCTTGTATGCAGCGAGCTTCCTAATTTTGACGTCTTCTTTAGAGGCAGTCTCGATTGCACGGCCAAACTTGGCTAAGCGGGTTCGATGCTCTTGAAACAGCGTTGTGATTTGACCTTGGGTCAAAGATTGCTCGAAGACCTCCGCCAAGGCACTGTGTAAGGCACGGTCTTCCCAGACGATGTCTTGTCGTTCTGTGAGCGCCTTTCGCTTGCCATGCCTGTAGCTCTGGACTAACTGGTCGTCCCACTTTTGAATAAAGCCTAGCAAGTTTCTGTTGCGCACAAAGGCGGACATGAGTGGTTTGATAATTTTGTCCAAGATCGTAGCTCTGCTTGTAAGAGTGCGGCTTTCATTCTCAGCATCTGGAAAGCCTGAACCCTCCAACTCTACAAGCGATATGCTCTCAAAAATGAACTCGGCTAGATTAGTGTGCTGCTCCTGCGA encodes:
- a CDS encoding TNG2, Chromatin remodeling protein, contains PhD zinc finger, which produces MVSPTSPDNAQTDINSKPTTMNSHITSKTAQIDTKTPTVISPNSTNTAQPDPKANSTTINSHTSSKTAQPDPSRPRGICFCNKPDYKAYIKPIMPCNNKRCRPRWYHKHCVGMDHIPAIFLDWYCDQCKHLAPPIPQDGKCVCNTPPYANGPMRECAKKGECSIRWFHYPCTKAQGDTGGKWICRECESRGEEQEEVSEEADKAAADGESGAEEVGAEEGGVEEVGVQEGGVQEVVILEGDVEEGGVEETGVADGTGGVSVPEDGAAQATKRKRDDEDETAPVENKRKSVGEDAGDEVGLAHSQSPEPEPSVEFQPSLEPQPSLEPQVEFCICGTPDNEEMIGCDNAECAHQWYHFECVGLTAATVPKGKWFCEECLQRYGEGEDTKAAR
- a CDS encoding Urb2 domain containing protein, with amino-acid sequence MALNKTASKNDPASTRPRLQAINQDFSDLDEQICQAAQIIGLPENWSAIQEQEEKAEIIRRLVRARAEWVLRWVLDKLKDDAEIGRTARGNVTAWQLLDWMIHVLPVSRSAPHLRDASFPSILEKTLVENFDKEMTLLPTAESEDVHMKDDSESSETVREGTKPSKKRKRGTAEKPHSTSATLGPVNRSHLFRVVRLVVESIVKLAAGGNDDDITQAELMKMVLRTESTQASRILRFWLTAVYQIADTMSQSNTQGSQVDDLIDLPLIIEIWDLRTADTKDETGASAEEFNTECLVPTLTLLEQLKSLRDGVLPQFSACAIHRATATLDKLLARHLLAPSRAAFFSGTDSTVPAPSMRDSTVLESNLEPLRAKLLSAAQIEDGGDTLPNDLASLFNAVPHILDLAIRVSPSRTPKSRSMEKPWLQATFSALAGCAGCSITTPPEFITRQTAVAGLSGALRVLQVHQVGLTPDLVRKIFWYHCGVKYPERQERQVHWLLIAALIELEASVFVTEQKANAKLSQEQHTNLAEFIFESISLVELEGSGFPDAENESRTLTSRATILDKIIKPLMSAFVRNRNLLGFIQKWDDQLVQSYRHGKRKALTERQDIVWEDRALHSALAEVFEQSLTQGQITTLFQEHRTRLAKFGRAIETASKEDVKIRKLAAYKNAVSSAILLPALLQSVQSDTMVEALQPDLHALLLTYATWVQEDTYAKYTQLQLSWFTLCQLLAKLWPIELHNFLDLQQELLHPLLKQAIKDISTGHRDNGHRIGTPAQAAAIVFWLNTCDQLQTVPGSEEIIRDGLGAVISTFASTQLEPDEHMKMVELFCAYSVKLLEHMDAGACRESLCAILSKFEYFGESTSDLICRSLSQSIIQHGNSLIQQAYSAALLQTLGQEGTGTIHPMVLGAVLHIRPAALSREQRQSILDRTADLLNSGRATATGLLSVFAHLQQVPNATAKITVDPSIIFSIADQLCQQNAESDSALQLLRELVQRTLGHIIPNQSQAQNKEFFIEFSGKLLSITKATDQISLARLSILRATSLAQKQNSLLHIERYIDLLKELLRGEDIALLQGALDAFNELSIPVVKEVKLFSRLQTHLRTWMADAVDLNDYQGSMIRIPVEVIEYVARVYTLVTKFELYQDIKWLIRLTLTVLRGSPTHVQDSVYKSLREVIEPLPCYEKLDLVSTLAVDQQPPNVAASYRILSDLINSMDDKLEDNAELTQKQLALLPRICVLLAESPDFESFNALLDCVDTILNDKPLLASQYGVECVFSILVKLTSRNSPALTSQYASEIFTRLCHTSRLILLVHRGRLGGRFHLLLPLLQGLLFCLFIPNASRSGALPTWLRRTTATQQVHLTPTNATQFSRLLSTLCNPPQSSITKAHQHHQSRKSKDLNDPIKAAREKASNFLYPLLASFCRYQLNGRLDQEVRERLMIGIFEIVGTASLHRESLDAMFAGLGRSERDVWKGLWEEWESVHGRRQVVGHGE